The genomic window TTAATGAAAAATAAAATTCCGGCTAATCTTCTGCGAAGACAGCCGGAATTTTTTATATACTTTATTTACGTTTTCTTAGTTAGGAAAATACTCATGGCTTTTTGCCTGCATTACCATTTTTTTATCCTGTAAACTTTTACCAATTGCTTCAAATTTCCACTCATTATTAAATTTAAGCAGTCTCCCTAAAAGTAAGGTGCCTTTTTTCACGGAGTCTTCATCCCTGGGAATTTCAAATTGGCAATGAGTTTCTGTAATTTGATGAACATTGCCTTCATACATCTGAATTTTTACAGAAGGAACTAATGAAAAATCTATGGTATTGACCTTTTTATGATCAATGTGGAGATAAAAAAAGATTTGATCGATTTCGGAATTAATTTTTTCCAGATTTATTTTAATGAGTTTTTTATCAGAATTCTGCACAGTCGGATTTTCGTTTTCCTGATATCTAAAAGCTTCATCTTTAGAGGTAAGCTTTCCTAATGGAAAATTATTCTGAATAAGCCAACTGTTATATTTTGGTGAATGAATCCAGTCAATTTTGCTTCCATCCTTAGCAAACATAATGCAACTTAATTCAAGATCAATTTCTGTTAAATTTTTTCGGTTAAAAAGATTTTGATAAAAAGATAAAGAAGATTTTATTTCTCCCCAACTCACTCCCAGACAAAAGTTGTTAAGGTTTCTTTCGGAATGTTTTTTAAGCGAAAAGAGATCTCCCTTTTTTAAGTTTAACATGATCATGGTACGTTTTAAATGGCTATGGTTTTTTGGTTTTATAAGTTTTGGTTTGGATGTCGCAAATTTATATATTTTCTTTATTAAAACTATGTGAATTTGTGTAAAAAAATTGTAAATTTTAACAATATGATAATTGTTTCATTATTTAGTGATATATTTGTTATTGAAAATGTACTTAATTTATAAATAACATAATGGAGAATTATTTGGAAATAAACAGAAAATCCTGGAACGCAAAAGTAGAACCGCATTTGAAATCTGACTTCTACTTTGTGGATGAATTTGTGAACGGAAGAACTTCATTAAACACAATAGAATTGGACCTTTTGGGAGATATTCATAATAAAAAGATCCTTCATTTACAATGTCATTTCGGACAAGATTCGATTTCCTTATCGAGAATGGGGGCAAAGGTAACAGGTGTTGATTTGTCAGACAAAGCAATTGAAGAAGCGAAAAATCTGGCTGAAAAATGTGGAACCGATACCCAATTTGTTTGTTGTGATATCTACAGTCTTCCCGATTTTTTAAATGAAAAATTTGATATCGTTTTTACAAGCTATGGTACAATAGGCTGGTTACCGGATCTGGAAAAGTGGGCATATATTATCAGTTATTTTCTGAAAGAAAACGGAAAATTCATCATGGCAGAATTTCATCCGGCTGTTTGGATGTTTGATGATGATTTTACCAAAATCTCCTATAATTACTTTAATGAAAAACCTATTGTAGAAACGTATGAAGGAACATATGCCGATCAGTCTGCGGAAATTAAGCAAGAATATGTAATGTGGAATCATTCTTTGGCAGAAGTTCTTCAGAATTTGATGAAAAATAATATGGACCTTCAGAATTTTAATGAGTACGACTGGTCTCCATATCCTTGCTTCAGGCATGTGGAAGAATTTGAAAAAGGAAAATGGAGAATTCCCCAGTTTGGAAATAAAATGCCATTAGTTTATGCTTTAAAAGCACAGAAAAAGCCATCATTATGATGGCTTTTTCTGGTGTATATGAATGTTAAATTGTGTTGAGATATTTAAAAGTTTGTATCCTGAACCTTCGCTTTGGTTTCTTCTACTTTATCCTGAACCTGGGAAGCTACCTCATTTGCTTTATTTTTAATTTCATTTCCCCATTTATTAAGATTATCTTTTGCAGAATTAATTTTATCCTTTACAGCTTGTTGCTGCTCAGGGGTAGATTTTTTATACTTCCAATATGCTAAAGCTCCTAAACCTAATAAAGCCAATAAGCCATTTGTTTTATTTCCCATGATTTCCGATTTTAAAAGTTAATAATTAAGATTTGATATCAATATGTATGTAAAATGTGTGCCAAAAGATGAATAAATGTAATAAAATAATGTTAAAATTTCATTTTTATTAATCGATTTATCAGCGTATTGAATGATGAAATTATTAATTGTCTGCAGTTTTTAATAATAAAAGGCTATTACTTAAATTTAATGATGAAAACTGCTACTATACAAGGGATAAATTTATATATTTGAGTGACATCCAAATTTTAAAATAAAATAGATTTTGAAATGCTCTTTTTCTGATGTTTTTGCTTCAAAATCGATTGGCTATGAATTCTGTTAAAACATATACTCTTTTTACTGAACATGATATTTACCTTTTTAAAGAGGGTAAACATTACAGACTTTTTGAAAAATTCGGAGCACATTCGGTGGAAAAAAGCGGTATCCATGGGATTTATTTTTCAGTTTGGGCTCCAAATGCTAAGAAAGTCTCTGTAGTAGGTAATTTTAATAAGTGGAATTCAAAAGACCACATATTGTATCCGAGATGGGATGAATCCGGAATCTGGGAAGGTTTTATTGAAGACTTAACATGGGGAACTTTATATAAATATGCTATTGAAACGGCTCATGGGGAAATTCTGGAGAAAAGTGATCCGTATGCATTGAGCTGGGAGCAAAATATACAGGCAGCTTCTTTGGTTTCTACCAATTGGTATGAATGGAATGATCAGGAATGGATTGAAAACCGGTGGAAAAAAAACACTACAGAAGCTCCGATTTCTGTATACGAATTGCATTTGGGATCCTGGAAAAGAAGAAATAACGAATTGCATAGTTTTTTGAACTATAGAGATATTGCGACAGAGCTTATTCCTTATATTAAAAATATGGGTTTTACCCATGTAGAATTTATGCCGGTAATGGAATATCCCTATGATCCGAGTTGGGGGTATCAGATTACGGGTTTTTATGCAGCAACTTCACGCTTTGGTTCTCCTCAGGATTTGATGTTTTTAATTGATGAACTTCATAAGAACAACATAGGCGTTATTTTGGACTGGGTTCCTTCCCATTTTCCGGGAGATGCGAATGGGCTTCATCGTTTTGACGGAAGCTGTTTATACGAACATGAAGATCCCAGAAAAGGGTTTCATCCGGACTGGAAATCCTATATTTTCAATTATGGAAGAAATGAGGTGAAATCATTTTTGATATCGAATGCCATGTTCTGGCTGGATCGTTATCATGCGGACGGACTGCGTGTAGATGCAGTGACTTCAATGCTTCATTTGGATTATTCGAGAAATGAAGGTGAATGGGAACCCAATATTTTTGGAGGGAATGTAAACCTTGAAGCCAAGACTTTCCTGGAGGAATTTAATACCGCGGTTTACAAAGAATTTGGTAATAGTATCATTACCATCGCAGAAGAAAGTTCAGATTTTCCAATGCTGACGAAGCCTGTTCATGATGGAGGAGTTGGCTTCGGAATGAAATGGATGATGGGTTGGATGCACGATACGCTGGGTTATTTTAAAGAAGATTTTGGCAATAGGAAATACCATCATCATAAGCTGACATTTGCATCGATGTATATGTACAATGAAAATTATATGATGCCTTTATCACATGATGAAGTCGTTCATGGCAAAGCAAGCCTCATTTACAAAATGATTGGCGACGAATGGCAAAAATTTGCCAATCTGCGTACATTATATGTCTATATGTACACTCATCCGGGAGCAAAACTGTTGTTTATGGGAGATGAATTCGGGCAAACGAGCGAATGGAATTTTACTAAAAGTTTAGATTGGCATTTATTGGATTATCCTGTCCATAAAGGATTGCAGAATTTGGTTAAGGATCTCAATTATATCTACAGAGAAGAGTCTGCTTTTTATGAAAATCAGTTTCAGAAAGAGGGGTTTGAATGGATTGAAGCAGATGACTTGGAAAATTCAGTTTATGTATATTTAAGGAAAGGAAAAAGAAGAGATGATGTGCTCATGATCGTTTTGAATCTTTTACCGGAAGTAATCGACTATAAAATAGGCGTAAATGCAGGAACACACTGGGAGGTAATATTTAATTCTGATGATATAAAATATGCAGGAAGCGGGGTAGAGCCGGATGTTTTTAAAGAGCAATACGAAGAATATATGCGTCATCCGAAATCCATAAGTTTGAAATTGCCACCTCTTGCCGGAGTTATTCTCAGACAAACAAAAGACAGGAAATATAAAAACCACAGAAATCAATTTAGAAAATAACTGACTCATAGCAGACACAAGATAAAATATTTACAGAAAATCATATGACAATATATCATCTAAGTACAGAATGTTATCCGGTAGCGAAAGTAGGAGGATTAGCGGATGTTGTAGGGGCACTTCCAAAATACCAGAATAAAGTAGAGGGAATTGATGCAAAAGTAGTCATGCCTTGGTATAACAAATCTTTTATATACAATCATGAGTTTGACATAGTTTTTGATGGGTTTATCCATCAGGGACCCACGATGCTTCAGATTCAGGTGTTGAAAGAGAAAACCAATGTGTTGGGATTTGAATTGTTCATGATCAAGATACCCGGACTTTTAGACCGGGAAAATCCTTACGGATATTCGGATGAAAACTTTCAGTTTATTGCTTTTCAGCATGGTATGCTGCATTGGCTGAGTGCAATGGAAATTCGTCCCGATGTATTGCATTGTCATGATTATCATACCGGATTGATTCCTTTTATGATTGAAAACTGCTCCGAATTTGCTTTTTTAAAAGGTGTTAAAACGATTGGAACTATCCATAATGGAGAATATCAGGGAAACATGAATTGGGACATGGCCAAATACATTCCACCGTTCGATTATTACAAATGGGGTCTTTTAGATTGGAAAGGTCAGATCAATCCGTTAGCATCGATGATAAAATGCTGTAATGCTTTTACTACGGTATCGGAAGGATATCTGGAAGAATTGTTTATAAGTTTTAGAGGATTGGAAGGTTTGGTGCGTCAGGAGTTCGGAAAAGCCTACGGAATCATCAACGGAATAGATAGTGAAGTCTGGGATCCGGAAACAGATCCTATGTTAGATTTTAATTATAACATCCGAAACGCAGTTGAGCAAAAGAAAAAAAATAAAGAAAAAATCTGTAAAGAATACAATCTGAAACCTGAGCTTCCATTATTTGCCTTTATCGGGAGATTTGCGGGTGAAAAAGGAGCCGATCTGTTGCCGGATATGGTGTGGAGAAGCATAAAACAGAGCTATGGCGCTTTAAATGTAATTATTTTAGGTTCCGGAGATTCTTATATTGAAAATAAGCTTAAGGAATATGATGCTACATATACCAATTTTGCATTAGATTTGGGATATAAAGAACAGCTTTCTCACAGGATATATGCATCGGCAGATTTTTTATTAATGCCTTCACGCGTAGAACCTTGTGGGCTGAACCAGATGTATTCTATGAGATATGGAACAATTCCTGTGGTAAGATATACCGGAGGTTTAAAAGATACTGTAGCTGATATTTCTACAGGAGGAGCCGGGCTCAATTTTACTTTTCCGGGAGTGGATGATATGATTCATGCGATGAATAGGGCAATAAGTCTTTACAATCAAAAAGAATTAATGACTAATCTCATTCATGCTAATATGAACTTTGATTTCGCTTGGGAGAAATCGGCGGAAAAGTATTTAAAATTATATAGTAATAGTTAAAAAAAAATGCAACACATATGAAGCACAATGTAATTTCTATTGT from Chryseobacterium camelliae includes these protein-coding regions:
- a CDS encoding TerD family protein; translated protein: MLNLKKGDLFSLKKHSERNLNNFCLGVSWGEIKSSLSFYQNLFNRKNLTEIDLELSCIMFAKDGSKIDWIHSPKYNSWLIQNNFPLGKLTSKDEAFRYQENENPTVQNSDKKLIKINLEKINSEIDQIFFYLHIDHKKVNTIDFSLVPSVKIQMYEGNVHQITETHCQFEIPRDEDSVKKGTLLLGRLLKFNNEWKFEAIGKSLQDKKMVMQAKSHEYFPN
- a CDS encoding class I SAM-dependent methyltransferase is translated as MENYLEINRKSWNAKVEPHLKSDFYFVDEFVNGRTSLNTIELDLLGDIHNKKILHLQCHFGQDSISLSRMGAKVTGVDLSDKAIEEAKNLAEKCGTDTQFVCCDIYSLPDFLNEKFDIVFTSYGTIGWLPDLEKWAYIISYFLKENGKFIMAEFHPAVWMFDDDFTKISYNYFNEKPIVETYEGTYADQSAEIKQEYVMWNHSLAEVLQNLMKNNMDLQNFNEYDWSPYPCFRHVEEFEKGKWRIPQFGNKMPLVYALKAQKKPSL
- a CDS encoding YtxH domain-containing protein, translated to MGNKTNGLLALLGLGALAYWKYKKSTPEQQQAVKDKINSAKDNLNKWGNEIKNKANEVASQVQDKVEETKAKVQDTNF
- the glgB gene encoding 1,4-alpha-glucan branching protein GlgB, translating into MNSVKTYTLFTEHDIYLFKEGKHYRLFEKFGAHSVEKSGIHGIYFSVWAPNAKKVSVVGNFNKWNSKDHILYPRWDESGIWEGFIEDLTWGTLYKYAIETAHGEILEKSDPYALSWEQNIQAASLVSTNWYEWNDQEWIENRWKKNTTEAPISVYELHLGSWKRRNNELHSFLNYRDIATELIPYIKNMGFTHVEFMPVMEYPYDPSWGYQITGFYAATSRFGSPQDLMFLIDELHKNNIGVILDWVPSHFPGDANGLHRFDGSCLYEHEDPRKGFHPDWKSYIFNYGRNEVKSFLISNAMFWLDRYHADGLRVDAVTSMLHLDYSRNEGEWEPNIFGGNVNLEAKTFLEEFNTAVYKEFGNSIITIAEESSDFPMLTKPVHDGGVGFGMKWMMGWMHDTLGYFKEDFGNRKYHHHKLTFASMYMYNENYMMPLSHDEVVHGKASLIYKMIGDEWQKFANLRTLYVYMYTHPGAKLLFMGDEFGQTSEWNFTKSLDWHLLDYPVHKGLQNLVKDLNYIYREESAFYENQFQKEGFEWIEADDLENSVYVYLRKGKRRDDVLMIVLNLLPEVIDYKIGVNAGTHWEVIFNSDDIKYAGSGVEPDVFKEQYEEYMRHPKSISLKLPPLAGVILRQTKDRKYKNHRNQFRK
- a CDS encoding glycogen synthase, with the protein product MTIYHLSTECYPVAKVGGLADVVGALPKYQNKVEGIDAKVVMPWYNKSFIYNHEFDIVFDGFIHQGPTMLQIQVLKEKTNVLGFELFMIKIPGLLDRENPYGYSDENFQFIAFQHGMLHWLSAMEIRPDVLHCHDYHTGLIPFMIENCSEFAFLKGVKTIGTIHNGEYQGNMNWDMAKYIPPFDYYKWGLLDWKGQINPLASMIKCCNAFTTVSEGYLEELFISFRGLEGLVRQEFGKAYGIINGIDSEVWDPETDPMLDFNYNIRNAVEQKKKNKEKICKEYNLKPELPLFAFIGRFAGEKGADLLPDMVWRSIKQSYGALNVIILGSGDSYIENKLKEYDATYTNFALDLGYKEQLSHRIYASADFLLMPSRVEPCGLNQMYSMRYGTIPVVRYTGGLKDTVADISTGGAGLNFTFPGVDDMIHAMNRAISLYNQKELMTNLIHANMNFDFAWEKSAEKYLKLYSNS